A genomic region of Methanosarcina thermophila TM-1 contains the following coding sequences:
- a CDS encoding PKD domain-containing protein, which produces MRRIAIFLVLALLVLMPFSAMASAPSVSCKGGTCSNLKITKVTISSAVSKTVPAKIGFTGYVSGPVRLVQYTVIDPKTGKVVGSTSAYCSKCTTKGICSCSCIIKQAGTFDVKITAYGSGNCCVSMVKKAAITVGSANAPANDPAKAPSNDPAKFVPGFKSVVSGKKVTFKDTTSGVKPVRWDWNFGDGYRSNAQNPTHTYKKAGTYTVCLTVYANNNNYKLVCNKVVVK; this is translated from the coding sequence ATGAGACGAATAGCCATTTTCTTAGTACTAGCTTTACTGGTATTGATGCCATTTTCTGCAATGGCAAGCGCTCCAAGTGTATCATGTAAAGGAGGGACATGTAGCAATCTGAAGATTACCAAGGTCACAATAAGCTCTGCAGTAAGCAAAACCGTACCAGCTAAGATTGGGTTCACAGGCTATGTATCAGGTCCTGTTAGACTTGTCCAGTATACGGTAATCGATCCGAAAACTGGAAAGGTCGTCGGTTCAACAAGCGCCTACTGTTCGAAATGCACGACTAAAGGGATCTGCTCCTGCTCGTGTATAATAAAACAGGCTGGAACCTTTGATGTAAAGATAACTGCATACGGTTCTGGGAACTGTTGTGTGAGTATGGTTAAAAAAGCAGCCATAACGGTAGGGTCTGCAAACGCACCTGCAAATGACCCTGCAAAAGCACCTTCAAATGACCCTGCAAAATTCGTTCCAGGTTTCAAATCCGTAGTCTCTGGAAAGAAAGTAACCTTTAAAGATACGACATCAGGTGTTAAACCTGTAAGATGGGACTGGAACTTCGGTGACGGCTACCGATCAAATGCACAGAACCCGACTCATACATATAAAAAAGCAGGAACTTATACAGTTTGCTTGACTGTATACGCTAATAATAACAATTACAAACTTGTCTGTAATAAAGTAGTTGTTAAATAA
- a CDS encoding tocopherol cyclase family protein, whose translation MILSETILPYRMLNTWKPEIFHGRRKKKNFFEGWYFKIVDRSEKHAYAVIPGVSLPENPSNSHAFVMFLDARAQRMRYFRYPLNEFSASDKKFELTIGGSFFSLDEMRLNLMHGGDPVTARMNFKDIYPWPVKLLSPGVMGWYAFVPRMECYHGILSMDHSIEGFIEADGIRTDLKGGRGYIEKDWGTSMPSSWIWMQTNHFDQEGISLSGSIAKIPWLGSYFTGYIFGFLYEKKLYRFTTYSGAKVTELDVTRDNIHIRLESKAYILDIDADRSEGVELPAPRLGEMTAKVKESLHSSINVTLLRKKGSCMEHIYSGTGRNSGLEFVGEIAELIKGLKK comes from the coding sequence ATGATTTTAAGCGAGACCATCCTCCCATATAGGATGCTCAATACCTGGAAGCCGGAAATATTTCATGGACGAAGGAAAAAGAAGAATTTTTTTGAAGGATGGTATTTTAAGATAGTAGATCGCAGCGAGAAGCATGCTTATGCTGTCATTCCAGGCGTCTCCCTCCCCGAAAACCCTTCGAATTCCCATGCTTTTGTTATGTTCTTGGATGCCAGAGCTCAACGAATGCGTTATTTCAGATACCCACTTAATGAGTTTAGTGCGAGCGATAAAAAGTTCGAGCTTACTATTGGTGGATCTTTTTTCAGCCTTGACGAGATGAGGCTTAACCTCATGCATGGTGGAGACCCTGTCACTGCTCGCATGAATTTCAAAGACATATATCCCTGGCCCGTAAAATTGCTCTCCCCTGGGGTAATGGGCTGGTATGCGTTCGTGCCGAGAATGGAATGCTATCACGGCATACTGAGTATGGATCACAGCATTGAAGGGTTTATCGAGGCTGATGGGATAAGGACAGATCTCAAGGGCGGCAGGGGCTATATTGAGAAGGATTGGGGTACTTCAATGCCATCTTCCTGGATATGGATGCAAACCAACCACTTCGATCAGGAGGGAATTTCACTCTCTGGTTCGATCGCGAAGATCCCGTGGCTCGGCAGTTATTTTACAGGTTACATCTTCGGCTTCTTATATGAGAAAAAATTGTACAGATTTACGACTTATTCAGGGGCAAAGGTCACCGAGCTTGATGTGACCCGCGATAATATCCATATCCGGCTGGAAAGTAAGGCATACATACTCGACATTGATGCGGACAGGTCGGAAGGTGTCGAACTCCCTGCACCAAGATTGGGAGAAATGACTGCTAAGGTCAAGGAGTCATTACACTCCAGCATCAATGTAACTCTATTAAGGAAAAAAGGTTCTTGCATGGAGCATATTTATTCCGGGACTGGGAGAAACTCAGGCTTGGAATTTGTGGGTGAAATTGCAGAATTGATAAAAGGCTTGAAAAAATAA
- a CDS encoding universal stress protein, whose protein sequence is MEIVNFKKIMVATDGSDCSRLAVDRGIELARLSGGTVYAVYVVPTDNLISIYGNSLSLGMDPYWRSVYEGWKTQGQQAVSYVKGLGEMKKVNVETVLLEGNPSYELIRYAEKEKMDIVIMGTLGKTGLSKLLLGSVAENLVRHSKVPVMVVRERCEVK, encoded by the coding sequence ATGGAAATCGTTAACTTTAAGAAAATAATGGTCGCAACCGATGGCTCGGACTGTTCTAGGCTGGCTGTTGACCGAGGAATAGAGCTTGCCAGACTAAGTGGTGGGACGGTTTATGCAGTCTATGTCGTGCCAACAGACAACTTGATTTCTATCTATGGAAATTCCTTATCCCTGGGCATGGACCCTTACTGGCGGTCGGTATATGAAGGATGGAAGACACAGGGGCAGCAAGCTGTAAGTTACGTAAAAGGCTTGGGAGAGATGAAAAAAGTCAATGTAGAAACTGTCCTTCTTGAAGGTAATCCTTCATACGAGCTAATCCGGTATGCTGAAAAGGAAAAGATGGACATTGTTATTATGGGCACTCTCGGAAAGACAGGACTGAGCAAACTGCTTCTGGGCAGCGTTGCAGAAAATCTGGTCCGTCATTCAAAGGTGCCTGTTATGGTTGTAAGGGAGAGGTGTGAGGTCAAGTAA
- a CDS encoding NAD(P)-dependent alcohol dehydrogenase codes for MKGFAMLEIGKVGWIDAEKPSAGPYDAIVRPLAVAPCTSDIHTVWEGALGDRKNMILGHEAVGIIEEVGSEVKDFKPGDKVIVPAITPDWRSMEAQDGVPMHSNGMLSGWKFSNFKNGVFAEYFHVNDADMNLALLPEGMPLEQAVMLSDMATTGIQGAEMANIKTGSTVVVIGIGPVGLMAVAGASILGAGRLIAVGSRKVSIDLALEYGASDIVDYRKGGIVEQILEMTNGKGVESVIIAGGDENTISDAVKIVKPGGTVSNVNYFGTGNTLPIPRIEWGSGMAHKDIRGGLTTGGRLRMERMAALCTYGRIKPEKMATHVFKGFDKIEKALMLMKEKPRDLIKPVVIMEE; via the coding sequence ATGAAAGGATTTGCAATGCTTGAAATTGGAAAAGTGGGCTGGATTGATGCCGAAAAACCTTCAGCAGGACCGTATGATGCAATTGTGAGACCTCTTGCGGTTGCGCCGTGTACATCAGATATTCATACTGTCTGGGAAGGTGCGCTTGGAGACCGCAAAAACATGATTTTAGGGCACGAAGCTGTAGGTATTATAGAAGAAGTCGGGTCAGAGGTCAAAGACTTCAAACCAGGCGATAAAGTAATTGTTCCTGCAATTACACCTGACTGGCGATCCATGGAGGCACAGGATGGAGTACCTATGCACTCAAATGGAATGCTTTCAGGATGGAAGTTTTCAAACTTTAAAAATGGAGTCTTTGCAGAATATTTCCATGTAAATGATGCAGACATGAATTTAGCTCTACTTCCTGAAGGAATGCCCCTCGAACAGGCTGTCATGCTATCAGATATGGCAACTACTGGAATCCAGGGTGCAGAAATGGCAAATATTAAAACGGGTTCTACGGTTGTAGTCATAGGAATTGGCCCTGTTGGTCTAATGGCAGTGGCAGGTGCATCTATTCTTGGTGCAGGCAGGCTCATTGCAGTAGGAAGCCGGAAAGTTAGTATAGATCTTGCTCTGGAATACGGGGCATCAGATATTGTCGATTACAGGAAAGGTGGAATTGTTGAACAAATTCTTGAAATGACGAATGGAAAAGGGGTAGAATCTGTAATCATAGCAGGGGGAGATGAGAATACAATTTCAGATGCAGTCAAAATTGTAAAGCCTGGAGGCACGGTATCAAACGTCAATTACTTCGGAACCGGAAACACACTTCCAATTCCGCGCATTGAATGGGGGTCGGGCATGGCTCACAAAGACATACGTGGCGGTCTGACAACCGGAGGTCGTTTGAGAATGGAGAGAATGGCAGCTCTGTGTACCTACGGAAGGATAAAACCAGAAAAAATGGCAACCCACGTATTCAAAGGATTCGATAAAATAGAAAAAGCTCTCATGCTCATGAAAGAAAAGCCGAGAGATTTAATCAAACCTGTCGTTATTATGGAGGAATAA
- a CDS encoding methionine synthase: MQEIIFIDEGSLPTPEGITREWVKAAAENRDEDEQLFSIVREAFRRKIDVGVHVPTYPQFRDMIGQFLDIIKDEKNCHEPYVLKEENAKILELEIIDEVAKQYREETGETLEVRVCIAGPTDMYLQAFGATAFVDAYNILAQDIEKFIKQAFETAKNFKIKVIALDEISLGLTDKIRFSDSEIISALTLASTYTRQQGADMEIHLYSPLKYKLICETPINVIGFEYAGTPSYIDLLDKQVLEDSNTYVGVGVSRTDIFSLVNLINEKYGVNAWKEKEYLQKVVTELETPDVIKKRLETAYSILGDRIKYANPDCGLAFWPDQELAFKLLENTAKAVNEFNAERKISE; encoded by the coding sequence ATGCAGGAGATTATTTTTATCGATGAAGGCAGCCTTCCCACACCTGAAGGTATCACAAGGGAGTGGGTAAAGGCAGCGGCTGAAAATCGGGATGAGGATGAACAACTTTTTTCTATAGTTAGGGAGGCTTTCCGTCGGAAAATCGATGTGGGAGTGCACGTTCCCACTTATCCTCAGTTCAGGGATATGATAGGGCAGTTCCTGGACATTATAAAAGACGAGAAGAACTGTCATGAGCCTTATGTCCTGAAAGAAGAAAATGCAAAAATCCTTGAACTGGAAATAATTGACGAGGTTGCAAAACAGTACAGGGAAGAAACCGGAGAAACGCTAGAAGTCAGGGTCTGTATCGCAGGTCCTACGGATATGTATCTTCAGGCTTTCGGAGCAACCGCTTTTGTGGACGCTTATAATATCCTTGCGCAGGATATTGAAAAATTCATTAAACAAGCGTTTGAAACGGCAAAAAATTTCAAAATTAAAGTTATAGCTCTGGATGAAATCAGCCTGGGGTTAACTGATAAGATTCGGTTTTCTGACTCAGAGATAATATCAGCTCTTACACTTGCCTCTACCTACACCCGGCAGCAGGGAGCAGATATGGAGATCCATCTGTATTCTCCTTTGAAATATAAGCTTATATGCGAGACCCCTATCAATGTCATTGGATTTGAATATGCGGGGACTCCTTCCTATATCGATCTTCTGGATAAGCAAGTGCTTGAGGATTCAAATACTTACGTAGGAGTCGGAGTTTCGAGAACCGATATTTTCAGTCTTGTAAACCTTATCAATGAAAAGTATGGGGTCAATGCCTGGAAGGAAAAAGAGTATTTGCAAAAAGTCGTAACTGAACTTGAGACTCCAGACGTCATAAAAAAGAGGCTTGAAACGGCTTATTCCATTCTGGGGGACCGAATAAAGTATGCGAATCCAGACTGTGGACTGGCGTTCTGGCCGGATCAGGAGCTTGCTTTCAAGCTGCTTGAGAATACAGCAAAAGCCGTTAATGAGTTCAATGCGGAAAGGAAGATCAGTGAATAA
- a CDS encoding OsmC family protein, translating into MSYKGEMQFVAENSTGCNISLEPPAFMGGSGKAPNPIDYLVTALGGCIGFKTIMDISGKGFKLDSFSMKINGTKSKSPSRLFDKLHLIVTLSGDVDDLTVAETIENAVMHTCPIAAMFRETMEITWEHNIIE; encoded by the coding sequence ATGTCATATAAAGGCGAGATGCAGTTTGTTGCAGAGAACAGTACTGGCTGCAACATTTCTCTAGAGCCGCCTGCTTTTATGGGTGGAAGCGGTAAAGCTCCAAATCCGATAGATTATCTGGTTACGGCTCTGGGCGGATGTATTGGTTTTAAGACGATAATGGATATCTCCGGGAAAGGTTTTAAACTGGACTCTTTTTCAATGAAGATCAATGGCACTAAGAGCAAATCACCATCCCGGCTTTTTGATAAGCTACATCTCATAGTTACCCTGTCCGGCGATGTGGATGATCTCACCGTCGCTGAAACAATTGAGAATGCTGTAATGCATACTTGTCCCATTGCGGCGATGTTTAGAGAAACAATGGAAATTACCTGGGAACACAATATTATAGAATGA
- a CDS encoding acylphosphatase, with the protein MTSGETVRAEILVSGRVQGVGFRRFARNAGERLGVKSNPINLRDGRVFVIAEGKPEALELFIKELRKGPMFAHVENVDVTYREALGNVYDM; encoded by the coding sequence GTGACATCTGGAGAGACTGTGAGGGCAGAAATCCTTGTATCTGGAAGGGTGCAGGGTGTGGGTTTCCGAAGATTTGCAAGAAATGCTGGCGAGCGTCTGGGCGTGAAATCCAATCCCATAAATTTAAGGGACGGCAGGGTTTTTGTCATTGCAGAAGGCAAACCCGAAGCCTTGGAACTCTTCATAAAAGAACTCAGGAAGGGACCCATGTTTGCTCATGTAGAAAATGTTGATGTCACTTACAGGGAAGCTTTGGGGAACGTATACGACATGTAA
- a CDS encoding sulfatase-like hydrolase/transferase yields the protein MKSTTHVSSAFPILFFLAMLSVFFASPDVASALTEVEVNTVNTPQGAVVLIVDGLSAPFIYPELTPYALDGTPLEKAELENLPEISKESARLLKFRAPQTFTEGGHSVLVTGNPGADSELVSFKDATIFDILHREGYLCIGVMEKGDSWSICDEQDIVLRDENNSIKNMKIVLEQPERSNSAPDLPKGLLRVMEEAADRAPSYIASKETRDKYSGYNRWGIDTACEIIEYMSINKPGQKYLLTVNVGAVDSSGHYRDNYGYIDCIECLDSELLRLYELCKKNNLAFVLTSDHGMGFSKDDSKGGHQSEKYSVTDEAQLVPLIIHAQDVETGILTEEYGQEDFAPTLLGILDIPDKPRFAEGNQILLTDHVNLRVELPEKGSAELWKDGNVIAALKNDNEFVFFGLEPGSTCTVRAALDSGKSLEEQEKKLTLETNEVIEFTEKGLKSSEKGGQDRESDANSIKDSTSSASFAKGTSGASDSGLKHLIGYFVIGLVNLVGLVFIAKILKKPQNTEEEEK from the coding sequence ATGAAGTCGACAACCCATGTTTCTAGTGCTTTTCCAATTTTGTTTTTCCTTGCAATGCTTTCTGTTTTTTTTGCTTCTCCAGATGTTGCTTCTGCACTTACCGAAGTGGAAGTGAATACCGTTAATACACCTCAGGGCGCAGTCGTATTAATTGTGGATGGTCTGAGTGCGCCTTTCATCTATCCCGAGCTTACGCCATATGCACTTGACGGCACACCGCTTGAAAAAGCCGAACTTGAAAATCTACCGGAAATAAGTAAAGAGAGTGCCAGGCTTCTTAAGTTCCGTGCTCCTCAGACCTTTACCGAAGGAGGGCACTCAGTCCTTGTCACAGGAAATCCGGGTGCGGACAGTGAACTTGTAAGCTTCAAAGATGCAACCATTTTCGATATCCTTCACAGGGAAGGTTATCTCTGTATTGGGGTTATGGAAAAAGGGGATTCATGGTCGATCTGTGACGAGCAGGATATCGTTCTCAGGGATGAAAATAACTCGATAAAGAACATGAAAATTGTTCTTGAGCAGCCCGAGCGTTCCAATAGTGCTCCTGATCTGCCTAAAGGGCTCTTAAGGGTTATGGAAGAGGCAGCTGACAGAGCCCCCAGCTATATTGCGTCAAAAGAGACAAGGGATAAATACAGTGGATATAACAGGTGGGGAATCGATACTGCATGCGAAATTATTGAATACATGTCCATAAATAAGCCAGGACAAAAATATCTGCTTACTGTCAATGTGGGAGCTGTAGATTCAAGTGGACACTACAGGGATAATTATGGATATATAGATTGTATCGAGTGCCTTGATTCCGAACTTCTCAGACTTTACGAACTCTGCAAAAAGAATAACCTTGCTTTTGTTCTGACATCAGACCACGGAATGGGTTTTTCCAAAGATGATTCAAAAGGAGGGCACCAGTCCGAAAAATACTCAGTGACTGATGAAGCGCAGCTCGTTCCCCTGATAATACATGCTCAGGATGTTGAAACTGGAATTCTCACGGAGGAATATGGGCAGGAGGACTTTGCCCCGACGCTGCTTGGAATTCTTGATATTCCCGACAAGCCGAGGTTTGCGGAAGGAAATCAGATCTTGCTCACAGACCATGTAAACCTGAGAGTGGAACTTCCGGAGAAAGGCTCTGCTGAACTCTGGAAAGACGGAAATGTTATAGCCGCCCTGAAAAACGACAACGAGTTTGTTTTCTTTGGACTTGAGCCGGGGAGCACCTGCACGGTCAGGGCTGCACTTGACTCAGGAAAAAGCCTTGAAGAACAGGAGAAAAAGCTCACTCTTGAGACAAATGAGGTAATTGAATTCACTGAAAAAGGCTTGAAAAGTAGCGAAAAAGGTGGGCAAGATAGAGAATCTGATGCAAATAGCATAAAAGACTCCACCTCTTCGGCAAGTTTTGCTAAAGGAACATCAGGGGCGTCAGATTCGGGCTTAAAGCATCTGATAGGGTATTTTGTTATAGGATTGGTTAATCTTGTGGGACTTGTGTTTATTGCAAAAATCCTGAAAAAACCCCAGAATACCGAAGAGGAGGAAAAATAA
- a CDS encoding damage-control phosphatase ARMT1 family protein, giving the protein MKINPRCTYCLLSRVHFQSRLSTDDEDLINRTIQECLKVLTKHYDPEAVSASIATKVHRKCYEVLEDRDPYAVTKKLINQAALKVLPVAKKKIYENNPDDGELFRRAVLASVVANYFDFGIMGFDASEDKFEAAFQKYFEHGLDVDDTPKMLGLLQDVVYIADNCGEIFFDTLVFDVIKKLGGRITLVVRGGPILTDVTLEEVKEFEIDKKVDRILTTGSNAVGVLIEEAPPELLEAMKNSTLIISKGMANYETLSEHNFGPIAYMLLTKCECVADDLGLEQDLCVAKLMNYP; this is encoded by the coding sequence ATGAAAATTAACCCTCGCTGTACTTATTGCTTGCTTTCAAGAGTCCACTTCCAGTCCAGGCTTTCTACAGATGATGAAGACCTTATAAACAGGACAATTCAGGAATGTCTTAAGGTTTTGACCAAGCATTACGACCCTGAGGCTGTATCTGCCTCTATAGCTACCAAAGTTCACAGGAAATGCTATGAGGTACTGGAAGACAGGGATCCTTATGCGGTAACTAAGAAGCTTATCAACCAGGCTGCACTGAAAGTCCTGCCTGTAGCGAAAAAGAAAATTTATGAGAATAATCCTGATGATGGGGAACTTTTCAGGCGGGCAGTGCTGGCATCAGTGGTTGCAAATTATTTCGATTTCGGAATTATGGGTTTTGATGCCAGTGAAGATAAGTTTGAAGCAGCTTTTCAAAAATATTTCGAGCATGGGCTTGATGTGGATGACACCCCTAAAATGCTTGGGCTCCTGCAAGACGTCGTTTACATTGCTGACAATTGCGGAGAAATTTTCTTTGATACGCTTGTTTTTGATGTTATCAAAAAACTCGGTGGAAGGATTACACTCGTAGTCAGGGGTGGTCCTATCCTCACAGATGTAACCCTCGAGGAAGTAAAAGAGTTCGAGATTGATAAAAAAGTTGACCGAATCCTGACTACCGGCTCGAATGCCGTGGGTGTCCTGATCGAGGAGGCTCCGCCCGAACTGCTTGAAGCTATGAAGAATTCAACTCTTATTATCAGCAAGGGCATGGCAAATTATGAGACTCTTTCCGAGCATAACTTCGGGCCTATTGCTTATATGCTTCTTACGAAATGCGAATGTGTGGCAGATGACCTCGGGCTTGAGCAGGATCTTTGCGTTGCAAAACTGATGAACTATCCCTGA
- a CDS encoding CooT family nickel-binding protein — MCELNVFLLRGDERERIMDSVAKITVEGDSIELTGILGDRMTVGGSIKEINFSRGEALIIAN; from the coding sequence ATGTGTGAACTCAATGTCTTTTTACTTCGTGGAGATGAGCGTGAGAGAATCATGGATTCTGTAGCAAAGATCACAGTCGAGGGTGACTCAATCGAGCTTACCGGGATCCTTGGCGATAGAATGACCGTTGGTGGCTCAATCAAAGAAATCAACTTCTCGCGCGGAGAAGCACTTATTATTGCAAATTGA
- a CDS encoding type II glyceraldehyde-3-phosphate dehydrogenase codes for MAKAKIAVNGYGTIGKRVADAVKAQDDMEIIGVSKTRPNYEAIVAQQLGYDIYAPAANLEAFEKAGVPTAGTIEEMVEKADLVVDCTPGGVGEQNKPMYEKAGVKAIWQGGESHPIAGFSFNAVCNYEQAIGRDLVRVVSCNTTALCRVIFPIDKELGVKKVRAILARRAADPNDVKKGPINAIVPDPAKLPSHHGPDVRSVLPNINITSAALKIPTTLMHVHTVNMELNTNCTAEDVKNILGSQSRIHFVGQGISSTAEIIEFARDIGRPRNDMWENCIWPESVTVTENELYFFQAVHQESIVVPENVDAIRAMMELESDGAKSIEKTNKALGL; via the coding sequence ATGGCTAAAGCAAAAATCGCAGTAAATGGTTATGGAACTATAGGTAAAAGAGTTGCAGATGCCGTGAAGGCTCAGGACGATATGGAAATTATTGGAGTTTCCAAAACAAGGCCGAACTATGAAGCTATAGTGGCGCAGCAGCTTGGATATGATATCTACGCTCCGGCTGCAAATCTTGAGGCTTTTGAGAAAGCAGGTGTGCCTACCGCCGGGACAATTGAAGAAATGGTAGAAAAGGCTGATCTTGTTGTGGACTGTACGCCAGGGGGAGTCGGGGAACAAAATAAGCCAATGTATGAAAAGGCCGGAGTAAAGGCAATCTGGCAGGGTGGAGAGAGTCACCCTATTGCAGGTTTCTCATTTAATGCGGTTTGCAACTATGAGCAAGCCATAGGTCGTGACCTGGTAAGGGTTGTTTCATGCAACACCACAGCTCTTTGCAGGGTTATCTTCCCCATAGACAAAGAACTGGGGGTAAAAAAGGTCAGGGCAATTCTTGCAAGGAGAGCAGCAGACCCTAACGATGTTAAGAAAGGACCAATTAACGCAATAGTACCCGATCCCGCCAAGCTTCCGTCCCACCATGGTCCTGATGTAAGGAGTGTACTTCCAAACATCAACATTACAAGTGCAGCCTTGAAGATTCCGACAACTCTTATGCATGTACACACAGTAAATATGGAGCTCAATACCAATTGTACGGCGGAAGATGTTAAGAATATCCTGGGTTCCCAGTCGAGAATTCATTTCGTAGGGCAGGGCATATCCTCAACAGCGGAAATAATAGAGTTTGCACGTGACATAGGACGCCCTAGAAATGATATGTGGGAAAATTGCATCTGGCCTGAATCTGTAACAGTAACCGAAAATGAGCTTTACTTCTTCCAGGCTGTCCATCAGGAATCCATTGTAGTTCCGGAAAATGTAGACGCTATACGGGCTATGATGGAACTTGAAAGCGATGGTGCAAAGTCAATTGAGAAAACAAATAAAGCCTTAGGGCTATAA
- a CDS encoding bifunctional fructose-bisphosphatase/inositol-phosphate phosphatase, giving the protein MNSADSGFLKLCREAFKATSDSIADLIGTDEAGSFVGMGADGTPTSRIDRVAEDAIIEVLKNDGRSMRIISEELGELILGDSPEFSIVLDPLDGTYNSYVGIPFYSLSLAVSSYDLSDLRFGYVSSLAMPEEYYAGAGKGAYLNGKKIRTSVNTELRELCVSVYGYRQNVARTRKIYSSVRRVRLLGSVALELCYVASGRLDAFVDVRRALRVTDVAAGQLILKEAGGRITDGYGKTLRLPDNVTARLEMVASNGRVHGKILKLLSGE; this is encoded by the coding sequence ATGAACTCAGCAGACTCAGGATTTTTAAAACTATGTAGGGAAGCTTTTAAAGCCACATCCGACTCCATTGCAGATCTCATAGGGACGGATGAAGCGGGTAGCTTTGTTGGTATGGGAGCCGATGGAACCCCTACTTCCAGAATAGACCGTGTAGCAGAGGATGCTATTATTGAAGTTCTTAAAAACGACGGCAGATCCATGAGAATCATCAGTGAGGAACTTGGCGAACTCATTCTCGGGGATTCTCCGGAATTTTCTATTGTTCTTGACCCACTTGATGGCACCTACAATTCTTATGTGGGAATTCCTTTTTACAGTCTCTCCCTGGCAGTCTCTTCCTACGACCTGTCGGATTTGAGATTCGGTTATGTGAGCAGCCTTGCTATGCCTGAGGAATACTACGCAGGTGCCGGGAAAGGAGCCTACCTTAATGGAAAAAAGATCAGGACGTCTGTTAACACGGAACTGAGGGAGCTGTGCGTAAGCGTGTACGGCTACCGGCAAAATGTGGCTAGAACCCGTAAGATCTACAGCAGTGTCCGGAGGGTCAGGTTACTTGGAAGTGTAGCGCTTGAACTGTGCTATGTAGCTTCAGGCCGGCTTGATGCTTTTGTGGATGTCAGGAGAGCTTTGCGGGTAACTGACGTGGCAGCAGGGCAACTGATTCTGAAAGAGGCAGGTGGGCGTATTACAGATGGATATGGAAAAACGCTGAGGCTTCCTGATAATGTCACCGCCAGATTGGAAATGGTTGCATCCAATGGGCGTGTACACGGTAAAATATTAAAGCTGCTCTCGGGGGAATAA